The Aliidiomarina minuta nucleotide sequence AAGCATCTTATCATTGCCAAAGGAGGCCTGTGACTCACGTTTAGCCGAGGCCAGGGCCGCATCAAAATCTTCAGGCTTGTGCACTTCACGCATGCCCTTACCACCGCCGCCATAGGCTGCTTTAAGCAGCACCGGATAACCAATGCGTTCGGCTTCAGTACGTAGTTTTTCAATGTCCTGATCGCTGCCATGGTAGCCGGGAACCAGGGGCACACCGGCTTCATCCATAATAGATTTTGCTGCGCTTTTTGAACCCATAGCTGCAATTGAGCTGGCTGGTGGACCTATAAAGACTACACCTTGCTGTTCACAGGCATCGGCAAAACCTTCATTCTCGGAGAGAAAACCATAACCGGGATGTATAGCCTGGGCGCCGCTTTGTTTGGCGACCTTAAGGATGTTTTCAGCAATCAGATAAGACTCACTGCTGGGTGATGGTCCTATATAGAAAGCTTCGTCTGCCATGGCTACATGACGGGCGTTGCGGTCGGCATCTGAATAGACTGCGACACATTGCACACCCATACGCTGCGCGGTGCTGATAATACGGCAAGCTATTTCACCGCGGTTTGCTATTAAAATCTTATTAAACATATCAACTACCGTTGGTTAGTGGTTTAGCCAGGCTGGTTTACGTTTTTCCAGAAAAGCAGATAAACCTTCCTGGCCTTCAGCGGAAACTCGGATATCAGCTATACGCTGCACCGTCTGCTCAATAATATCGTCATCGATAGGGCGATCAGCAACGTCCAGAATTAGTCGCTTGGCAGCAGCACAGGCTGCGGGTCCGTTGCCAGTAATGGCTTTTAAAAAAGTTTGCACGGCTTCGTCCAGAGGTTTTTCGGTGACCTCGGTAACCAGTCCATGAAGGCAAGCCTGTTCAGCAGAGAAACGCTCAGCGGTGAGCAAATACCGGCGGGCAGCTCTGCTTCCCATATTGCGCACTACATAAGGGCTGATTACCGCCGGAATTAAGCCGATTTTCACTTCACTCAGGCAAAAACTGCTGTCCGGGTTTGCCAGCACTATGTCGCAACAGGCCGCCAGGCCTACAGCACCGCCAAAAGCGGCGCCTTGAACCAGGGCGATAGTAGGCACACGGAGGTTATCAAGCCGGGCCATGAGTTGTCCCAGTTCGCCAGCGTCCTCTACATTCTGCTGACGATTGCTGGCGGCCATGGAGCGCATCCAGTTCAGATCAGCACCGGCGGAGAAGTTCTTGCCTTCTGAACGCAGTACCATGACATGTACGTCAGGGTCGTCGTTAATTTGCTGCAGAGCAGTTAGTAACTCAGCGATCATAACGTCATCAAAAGCGTTGTGTACTTCTGGCTTATTTAATGTAAGCCAGGCCACGTGCTGATCGTCGATACTTAGTTTTACTTTTTCCATAATCAACTCCTTACATGCGGAACACGCCAAAGCGTGTTTTCTCAATCGGGGCATTGAGTGAAGCTGCAATGCTAAGACCCAGAACCGTGCGCGTTTGCGCCGGATCTATAATGCCGTCATCCCACAGGCGACCGGATGCATAATAAGGGTGTCCCTGTGCATCATATTGCTCAACGATAGGTTTTTTAAAGTCAGCTTCTTGCTGTTCGCTCCAGCTTTTGCCTTTACGCTCCATGCCATCGCGGGTCACGGTTGCCATAACACCTGCAGCCTGTTCGCCGCCCATGACGGAAATTCGTGCGTTGGGCCACATGAACATAAGCGTTGGGTCGTAGGCGCGTCCGCACATGCCGTAGTTGCCAGCGCCGTAGCTGCCGCCAATTAACACAGTAAACTTAGGCACTTTAGCGCAGCTTACCGCCATTACCATTTTGGCTCCGTGCTTAGCGATACCTTCGGCTTCATATTTTTTACCGACCATAAAGCCGGTGATATTCTGTAAAAAGACCAGTGGAATTTTGCGCTGTGCGCAGAGCTCAATAAAGTGAGCGCCTTTTTGCGCTGACTCAGAAAACAGAATACCGTTGTTGGCAACAATACCCACCGGATAACCATGAATGCGGGCAAAGCCGGTAACTAAAGTGTTGCCGTAATTCTGTTTGAATTCATCAAAGTCGGAATCGTCGACTACACGTGCAATGACTTCGCGAACATCATAAGGCTTGCGCAGGTCAGTACCCACAATGCCGTAAATTTCTTCCTCAGCGTAACGGGGGGCTTTAACCGGTTCCATTTGCGGCTGTTCCGGCAACTTGTGGTTCAGGCGCGAAACTGAACGGCGGGCCAGTTCCAGCGCATGTTCATCACTGACCGCAAAATGGTCAGCAACGCCGGAAATGCGGGTGTGCACGTCGGCACCACCGAGCTCTTCAGCACTGACTTCTTCACCGGTTGCTGCTTTTACCAGCGGAGGACCGGCCAGGAAAATCGTGCCTTGTTCTTTGACAATTACGCTTTCGTCCGCCATGGCAGGCACATAAGCGCCACCAGCAGTACATAAACCCATCACCACAGCAATTTGCGGAATGCCTTTAGCTGACATATTGGCCTGATTAAAGAAAATACGGCCAAAATGGTCGCGGTCCGGGAATACTTCATCCTGGCGGGGCAAGTTGGCTCCGCCGGAATCGACTAAATAAATACAGGGCAGGTGGCAGCGCTCGGCAATTTCCTGAGCCCGTAAATGCTTTTTGACAGTCAGCGGGTAATAAGTACCGCCTTTTACTGTGGCATCGTTGGCCACTATCATGCATTGTACGCCTTCCACCTGGCCAATACCGGCTACTACACCAGCGCAGGGAACATAATCTTCATATACAGCCCAGGCTGCAAACTGGCCGATTTCAAGAAACGGCGAGCCTGGATCCAGCAATCGCTCGATACGGTCCCGCACCAGTAATTTACCGCGTGACTGGTGGCGTTCCTGCAAGGCTTCACCACCACCGAGCTTAATCTGCTCTACTTTGTCATTCAGATCCGCAACCAGGGCTTCCATGGAGGCCTGATTATTCTGGAAAGTCTCGTCGCGTACATTTATTTTACTTGATAGCACTGCCACGGCTGGCTCCTTATTTAGATTCGGTGAAGAGTTCGCGGCCGATTAACATACGGCGGATTTCTGAAGTGCCGGCGCCTATTTCATAGAGTTTGGCATCGCGCAACAGACGTCCAGTAGGGTATTCATTAATGTAGCCATTACCACCCAGCAATTGAATGGCATCCAGTGCCATCTGTGTAGCCAACTCAGCAGCATACAGAATAACGCCCGCCGCATCTTTACGGGTGGTTTCACCACGGTCACAGGCTTTGGCTACTGTATAAACGTAAGCGCGTGCAGCGTTCATGCGGGTATACATATCTGCAACTTTGCCCTGTACCAGCTGAAACTCACCAATAGATTTGCCAAACTGGCTGCGTTCGTGAATATAAGGCACTACCACATCAAGACAGGCCTGCATAATACCTAAAGGGCCAGCTGCCAGAACAACCCGTTCATAATCCAGACCGCTCATCAACACTTCAACACCGCGGTTCAGTTCGCCAAGAATGTTTTCGGCGGGAACCCGTACATCTTCAAATACCAGTTCACAGGTATTGGAACCGCGCATGCCTAATTTATCCAGTTTTTGTGCCTGACTAAACCCTGGGGTGTCGCGTTCTACAATAAAAGCGGAGATACCGCGAGAGTTCGCATCCGGGTCTGTTTTCGCATAAATCACATAAACACTGGCTTCAGGACCATTAGTGATCCACATTTTGTTACCGTTGAGAATGTAATCATCACCGTCTTTTTTCGCTCGTAGCTTCATGCTAACGACGTCAGAACCCGCATTAGGTTCACTCATAGCCAGGGCACCAACATGCTCTCCGGTTACCAGCTTAGGCAGGTATTTTTCTTTTTGCGCCTGAGTACCATTACGTCGAATCTGATTAACACAAAGATTTGAATGCGCACCGTAACTTAACCCTACTGAAGCGGAGGCGCGGCTGATTTCTTCAACCGCCAGAACGTGTTCCAGGTAACCCATACCTGAGCCACCGAACTCTTCTTCAACAGTGATGCCGAGTAGCCCCATATCACCTAATTTTGGCCATAACTCTGACGGAAACAGGTTATCTTCGTCAATTTGAGCGGCACGCGGAGCAATTTCTTCGCGTGCGAATGCATTGACATGATCGCGTAGCATGTCAGCGGTCTCACCCAGATCAAAGTTAAGCGTTGTAAATTGGCTAATCATGATTATTCCTCATACTGCTGAAGTAAGCTCATAACCTATGGTGAATATTAAATCACCGGGTCAGAGTCAGTTTTATTTTGGTGTTCAAGAAGTTCTGCCTGGCAGCGTTGTTCGACGCTTACCAGTTCGTGCAGCAGCACCTTAATATCTTCCATTTGTTGCTGCAGCGTTGTTTTCTTTTCTTCAATCAGGCCGAGCATAGTTTTTAGCTGGTTTTCACTGCTCTGATCGCGGTCATAAAGTTCAAACAGACGACGTGTTTCAGCGAGCGTAAAACCCAGTCGTTTGCCTCTTAAAATAAGCTTAAGGCGGACTTTGTCCTTGCCATTATATATTCGGTTTTGCCCTTGACGCTGAGGAGCGAGCAAACCCTGATCCTCGTAGAAGCGGATGCTGCGGGTAGTGATATCGAACTCTCGGGCTAATTCACCTATAGTGAAGGTGACCGCTTTAGGAGTTGCTAATGGAGTTGTGGTTTGATTATTCATAATGAAGTCTGTTTCGCTTGCATTAGAGCCTCTTTGAAGGCTAAGCTTAGAGGAAGTTAACGTTAACGTAAAGTGCTGTTCTTTAAAACAGAGCTATCCAGCCTTGTTTAGTCTTCAGAATAGCATTGATTCAGGAGGTTTTTGTGAAGTC carries:
- a CDS encoding carboxyl transferase domain-containing protein; this encodes MAVLSSKINVRDETFQNNQASMEALVADLNDKVEQIKLGGGEALQERHQSRGKLLVRDRIERLLDPGSPFLEIGQFAAWAVYEDYVPCAGVVAGIGQVEGVQCMIVANDATVKGGTYYPLTVKKHLRAQEIAERCHLPCIYLVDSGGANLPRQDEVFPDRDHFGRIFFNQANMSAKGIPQIAVVMGLCTAGGAYVPAMADESVIVKEQGTIFLAGPPLVKAATGEEVSAEELGGADVHTRISGVADHFAVSDEHALELARRSVSRLNHKLPEQPQMEPVKAPRYAEEEIYGIVGTDLRKPYDVREVIARVVDDSDFDEFKQNYGNTLVTGFARIHGYPVGIVANNGILFSESAQKGAHFIELCAQRKIPLVFLQNITGFMVGKKYEAEGIAKHGAKMVMAVSCAKVPKFTVLIGGSYGAGNYGMCGRAYDPTLMFMWPNARISVMGGEQAAGVMATVTRDGMERKGKSWSEQQEADFKKPIVEQYDAQGHPYYASGRLWDDGIIDPAQTRTVLGLSIAASLNAPIEKTRFGVFRM
- a CDS encoding isovaleryl-CoA dehydrogenase, producing MISQFTTLNFDLGETADMLRDHVNAFAREEIAPRAAQIDEDNLFPSELWPKLGDMGLLGITVEEEFGGSGMGYLEHVLAVEEISRASASVGLSYGAHSNLCVNQIRRNGTQAQKEKYLPKLVTGEHVGALAMSEPNAGSDVVSMKLRAKKDGDDYILNGNKMWITNGPEASVYVIYAKTDPDANSRGISAFIVERDTPGFSQAQKLDKLGMRGSNTCELVFEDVRVPAENILGELNRGVEVLMSGLDYERVVLAAGPLGIMQACLDVVVPYIHERSQFGKSIGEFQLVQGKVADMYTRMNAARAYVYTVAKACDRGETTRKDAAGVILYAAELATQMALDAIQLLGGNGYINEYPTGRLLRDAKLYEIGAGTSEIRRMLIGRELFTESK
- a CDS encoding MerR family transcriptional regulator, giving the protein MNNQTTTPLATPKAVTFTIGELAREFDITTRSIRFYEDQGLLAPQRQGQNRIYNGKDKVRLKLILRGKRLGFTLAETRRLFELYDRDQSSENQLKTMLGLIEEKKTTLQQQMEDIKVLLHELVSVEQRCQAELLEHQNKTDSDPVI
- a CDS encoding enoyl-CoA hydratase/isomerase family protein → MEKVKLSIDDQHVAWLTLNKPEVHNAFDDVMIAELLTALQQINDDPDVHVMVLRSEGKNFSAGADLNWMRSMAASNRQQNVEDAGELGQLMARLDNLRVPTIALVQGAAFGGAVGLAACCDIVLANPDSSFCLSEVKIGLIPAVISPYVVRNMGSRAARRYLLTAERFSAEQACLHGLVTEVTEKPLDEAVQTFLKAITGNGPAACAAAKRLILDVADRPIDDDIIEQTVQRIADIRVSAEGQEGLSAFLEKRKPAWLNH